One segment of Desulfovibrio sp. DNA contains the following:
- a CDS encoding MBL fold metallo-hydrolase, with protein sequence MRKHVKANVSWVGYIDWELKHFHGDEYSIINGSSQNAYLVEEEKTVLIDTVWAPHRFEFIENLKSEIDLAKLDYVVANHGEVDHSGALTELMKARPDLPIYCTANAVKSLEGQYGKHGWNFNVVKTGDTLDIGNGKKLVFVEMRMLHWPDSMATYLTGDNILFSNDAFGQHFAVEGLFNDKADQCLLEKEAMKYYANILNPFSTFVAKKLEEIGSLNIPIDMIAPSHGVIWRDNPMQIVKKYAQWAQDYQEDQLTIVYDTMWEGTTRLAHAIAEQAGRLSPDTEVKVFNISKTDKNEIMTEVLKSRAIAVGSPTVSSTILSSVAGWLHFLASLKFKNKKAAVFGCYGWSGEGNKVLREELTKAGFQVVDENIRSQWNPEKEDLDKSEAIVRALLT encoded by the coding sequence ATGAGAAAGCACGTAAAAGCCAATGTCAGCTGGGTTGGCTATATAGACTGGGAACTAAAGCATTTTCACGGAGACGAATACTCCATCATCAATGGCTCAAGTCAGAACGCCTATCTGGTTGAAGAAGAAAAAACCGTGCTTATTGATACGGTATGGGCACCGCATCGCTTTGAGTTTATTGAAAATCTCAAATCAGAAATTGACCTCGCAAAACTGGATTACGTGGTGGCCAATCACGGTGAAGTGGACCATTCCGGCGCGCTGACAGAGCTTATGAAGGCGCGGCCGGATTTGCCCATTTACTGCACTGCCAATGCCGTCAAAAGCCTTGAGGGGCAATATGGAAAGCACGGCTGGAACTTTAACGTGGTAAAAACCGGCGACACCCTTGATATAGGCAATGGCAAAAAGCTCGTATTCGTCGAAATGCGCATGCTGCACTGGCCTGACAGCATGGCGACCTATCTTACTGGCGACAATATCCTTTTTTCCAACGACGCCTTTGGGCAGCACTTTGCCGTTGAAGGTCTTTTTAACGACAAGGCCGATCAATGCCTGCTTGAAAAAGAGGCAATGAAATACTATGCCAATATCCTGAATCCTTTTTCTACCTTTGTAGCTAAAAAACTTGAAGAAATTGGCAGCCTGAACATTCCCATAGACATGATAGCCCCAAGCCACGGCGTCATCTGGCGCGACAATCCCATGCAGATTGTAAAAAAATACGCGCAGTGGGCGCAGGACTACCAGGAAGACCAGCTGACCATTGTTTACGACACCATGTGGGAGGGCACCACGCGGCTTGCGCACGCCATTGCGGAGCAGGCCGGAAGGCTCAGCCCCGATACAGAGGTCAAGGTCTTCAACATCTCCAAAACAGACAAGAATGAAATCATGACCGAGGTGCTCAAGTCCCGTGCCATAGCCGTGGGGTCCCCAACGGTCAGCAGCACCATTTTGTCCAGCGTGGCTGGCTGGTTGCACTTCCTGGCGTCATTGAAGTTCAAAAATAAGAAGGCCGCAGTGTTCGGCTGTTATGGCTGGAGCGGCGAGGGCAACAAGGTGCTGCGTGAAGAACTCACCAAGGCGGGTTTTCAGGTTGTGGACGAAAACATTCGTTCTCAATGGAACCCGGAAAAAGAAGATCTTGATAAAAGCGAAGCCATAGTACGGGCATTGCTGACATAG